Proteins co-encoded in one Bacillus paramycoides genomic window:
- a CDS encoding site-specific integrase, with amino-acid sequence MNFVQPIRDPEQIQQLKEYFKEKSLRNYILFIMGINTGLRISDILKLKVGDVKGSHISMREKKTGKQKRIQITAALKRELKWFIEEREDNEYLLQSRQGRNRPIGRSMAYKILNGAAAEFGLDEIGTHTLRKTYGYHMYMQTKNIALLMEIFNHSSEKVTLRYIGVNQDAMDKAMTRFKI; translated from the coding sequence ATGAATTTCGTTCAACCGATACGTGATCCAGAGCAAATACAACAGCTTAAAGAGTATTTTAAGGAAAAGAGCTTACGCAATTACATCCTCTTCATTATGGGAATCAATACAGGCCTGAGAATCTCGGACATTTTGAAATTGAAGGTAGGAGATGTCAAAGGTAGTCATATATCTATGAGAGAAAAGAAAACTGGGAAACAGAAACGAATACAAATTACTGCAGCACTGAAAAGAGAACTTAAATGGTTTATTGAAGAAAGAGAAGATAATGAGTACCTATTACAAAGTAGACAAGGTAGGAATCGTCCGATTGGTCGTAGCATGGCGTATAAGATATTAAATGGAGCAGCGGCAGAGTTCGGGTTAGATGAAATAGGAACACATACGTTAAGAAAAACATACGGGTATCACATGTACATGCAAACGAAAAACATAGCATTACTCATGGAGATATTCAATCACTCATCAGAGAAGGTCACGTTACGTTATATAGGTGTAAACCAAGATGCAATGGATAAAGCAATGACTAGGTTTAAAATTTAA
- a CDS encoding ArpU family phage packaging/lysis transcriptional regulator, protein MTKQLSFLPKIDRTATQEELEGVLESVRIHRQFGMMRKEMKVTPSYEIREHGPTHTVGKPLEDVAIANIQQSKREEWLERMSVRIDQFLNRLGNGRAGSIQRDIIYKRYLEEEDVCDYMVYNEIGMSERTYRRWKSKAFYKLAFALGLEVYETEETGGNA, encoded by the coding sequence ATGACTAAACAATTATCTTTCTTACCAAAAATTGATAGAACAGCGACACAAGAGGAATTAGAAGGTGTGTTGGAAAGCGTACGTATACATAGACAATTTGGGATGATGCGTAAAGAAATGAAAGTCACTCCTTCTTATGAAATACGTGAGCACGGTCCTACACATACAGTCGGAAAACCTTTAGAAGATGTTGCTATAGCAAATATTCAACAAAGCAAACGAGAAGAGTGGCTTGAAAGAATGTCAGTACGTATTGATCAGTTTCTAAATCGATTAGGAAACGGACGTGCTGGAAGCATCCAAAGAGATATTATTTATAAACGTTATTTAGAAGAAGAGGACGTATGTGATTACATGGTTTATAACGAAATAGGAATGTCAGAGCGTACTTATCGACGTTGGAAGTCTAAAGCATTTTACAAACTTGCTTTTGCACTTGGATTAGAAGTTTATGAGACAGAAGAAACGGGAGGTAATGCATAA